Proteins co-encoded in one Nitratireductor kimnyeongensis genomic window:
- the galU gene encoding UTP--glucose-1-phosphate uridylyltransferase GalU encodes MTKLRKAVFPVAGLGTRFLPATKAVPKEMLTVVDKPVIQYVVDEAREAGIEHFIFVTGRNKAVIEDHFDIQVELYDTLERRGKTEVLDRLRSLQPQPGQTSYTRQQEPLGLGHAVWCARELVGNEPFALLLPDMIMQAPKGCLSQMAEVFEKTGGNVVSVEECDPSQTHKYGIVGRGADVAGGFEINAMVEKPKPEDAPSNFYINGRYILQPTIFDLLAKQERGAGGEIQLTDSMLTLMKEQPFHGYHFTGRTFDCGSPEGFVEANLAFALERPDLRKHVLKAVAASDRS; translated from the coding sequence ATGACGAAACTTCGCAAAGCGGTTTTTCCTGTGGCCGGTCTTGGAACGAGATTCTTGCCTGCTACCAAAGCGGTGCCGAAGGAAATGCTGACCGTTGTCGATAAACCCGTCATTCAATATGTGGTGGATGAAGCGCGTGAAGCAGGGATAGAACACTTCATCTTCGTGACTGGGCGCAACAAGGCTGTCATCGAGGATCACTTCGACATCCAGGTGGAATTGTATGACACGCTGGAGCGGCGCGGCAAGACCGAAGTGCTTGATCGGCTGCGCAGTCTGCAGCCCCAACCGGGTCAGACAAGCTATACGCGCCAACAGGAGCCGCTGGGCCTTGGCCATGCGGTGTGGTGCGCACGGGAACTTGTCGGCAATGAGCCATTTGCGCTTCTTTTGCCCGACATGATCATGCAGGCGCCGAAAGGGTGTCTTTCACAGATGGCGGAAGTGTTCGAGAAGACCGGGGGCAATGTGGTCTCGGTGGAAGAATGCGACCCCTCGCAGACACACAAATACGGCATTGTCGGACGCGGCGCCGATGTTGCCGGAGGGTTCGAGATCAACGCCATGGTCGAGAAGCCTAAGCCGGAAGATGCGCCGTCGAATTTCTATATCAATGGCCGTTATATTCTTCAGCCGACCATCTTCGATCTTCTCGCGAAGCAGGAACGCGGAGCTGGCGGTGAGATCCAGCTCACCGATTCGATGCTCACCCTAATGAAAGAGCAGCCGTTCCACGGGTACCATTTCACTGGTCGAACCTTCGACTGCGGATCGCCTGAAGGCTTCGTTGAAGCCAATCTCGCCTTTGCTCTGGAGAGGCCCGATTTGCGCAAACATGTGCTGAAAGCGGTTGCCGCTTCGGACCGTAGCTAA
- a CDS encoding outer membrane beta-barrel protein, producing the protein MGSRIRGWYRSTAIGLSLIALTPDFADAQQAEGLRGLVSETDITSSIQDNSGTGISAPAYTPVTPSPEDRAETENDRATRAPSTAVERERVRAARNNPTLTITESAPLDPVVTEAIPATGDETSAAERIERGEALNPRTGAIESDYQATDENPYAPLGLRVGTFIVTPTLEQGLTWTSNADSSTNGAEALISETTLRLNAASDWSRHAATVGAYGIYRKSVDGEEVSDLEGGIDGSLRFDLARDYTALASLGYSISPESASSPVIITGVDDRPLRHAIDGSLGLSKDLGKLRLSVTGSVSRQQYGDATLIDGSTLSQDERNSTLATMRLRTGYAVSPALTPFIEGEFGRRLYDEKQDSAGYERSATRLAARAGVMVDIEEKLSGEASIGWIAEDLDDERLDTVSGLALAAALNWSPQRGTDVRLDGSTTIEGTTDAGDSGSILYAGTLRVERQIRANLTAEAAAGLSWRDYMSGGHDLTMNGEAGMTWWLNRTLGLTGRARYEKRTSSLPDRDYDATSVFMGIRMQR; encoded by the coding sequence GTGGGTTCCCGCATACGCGGATGGTACAGGTCGACCGCAATCGGCCTGTCGCTGATTGCGCTGACACCCGACTTCGCGGACGCACAACAGGCGGAAGGCCTGCGCGGGCTCGTGTCGGAAACAGACATTACATCCTCCATTCAAGACAATTCCGGAACCGGAATTTCCGCTCCGGCCTACACGCCGGTCACTCCTAGCCCGGAAGACCGGGCTGAAACGGAGAATGACCGTGCGACCCGTGCTCCCTCCACAGCCGTCGAGCGAGAACGCGTCCGTGCTGCGCGAAACAACCCTACGCTGACCATTACAGAATCAGCCCCCCTGGACCCCGTCGTCACCGAGGCAATTCCTGCAACGGGCGATGAAACATCGGCTGCGGAACGCATCGAGCGCGGGGAAGCACTCAATCCGCGGACCGGCGCCATCGAAAGCGACTATCAGGCAACCGATGAAAATCCCTACGCACCGCTGGGATTGCGGGTCGGCACCTTCATCGTCACCCCGACACTTGAACAGGGTTTGACGTGGACCTCAAACGCCGATTCCAGCACCAATGGTGCGGAAGCGTTGATTTCGGAGACAACACTACGCCTGAATGCGGCTTCGGACTGGTCGCGGCACGCCGCGACAGTCGGCGCCTATGGCATCTACCGGAAATCCGTTGACGGCGAAGAGGTGTCCGACCTCGAGGGCGGCATCGATGGCAGCCTTCGCTTCGATCTCGCACGCGATTACACTGCGCTTGCCAGCCTCGGTTACTCGATCAGTCCCGAATCGGCTTCATCCCCTGTGATCATCACAGGCGTGGATGATCGTCCGCTGCGTCACGCAATCGATGGCAGTCTTGGTCTGTCGAAGGATCTCGGAAAACTGCGCCTCAGCGTCACCGGCTCGGTATCGCGCCAGCAATATGGCGACGCCACGTTGATCGATGGGAGCACGCTCTCTCAGGACGAGCGAAACTCAACCCTGGCGACGATGCGGCTGCGCACAGGCTATGCTGTCTCACCGGCGCTAACACCCTTTATCGAAGGTGAGTTCGGACGCCGGCTCTACGATGAGAAGCAGGACAGCGCCGGTTATGAGCGTTCAGCAACACGCCTTGCCGCCCGAGCCGGCGTGATGGTGGACATCGAGGAAAAACTCTCCGGTGAAGCGTCCATCGGTTGGATTGCAGAGGATCTGGATGACGAGCGCCTCGATACGGTTTCGGGGCTCGCGCTCGCAGCAGCGCTTAACTGGTCGCCGCAGCGTGGCACAGATGTAAGGCTCGATGGATCGACCACCATTGAAGGCACGACAGACGCCGGAGACAGCGGATCGATCCTTTATGCCGGAACCCTGCGGGTTGAAAGGCAGATCCGCGCCAATCTGACTGCCGAAGCAGCGGCCGGCCTTTCATGGCGAGACTATATGAGCGGCGGCCATGACCTGACCATGAATGGCGAAGCGGGCATGACATGGTGGTTGAACCGCACGCTCGGCCTGACGGGTCGGGCCCGTTACGAAAAGCGGACCAGCAGCCTGCCTGACCGCGACTACGACGCCACAAGCGTCTTCATGGGCATCCGGATGCAGCGTTAA
- a CDS encoding KpsF/GutQ family sugar-phosphate isomerase, whose protein sequence is MLKDSSIKIDRRSVVASAVRTLETERAGLKELADALDNGLADPFADAVRIIAGVKGRLIVTGVGKSGHIGSKIAATLASTGTPAFFVHPAEANHGDLGMIGDDDVILAMSWSGETTELHGIVAYARRFAIPIIAITAGKSSALAKEATVVLGLPRAPEACPHGLAPTTSTLLQLVMGDALAVALLEARGFTADHFRTFHPGGQLGAKLTQVRQIMHSGAELPLAKSGALMREAILEMTQKGFGCVGITDGDGALIGIITDGDLRRHIDSELLAMTVDQVMTRNPKTIGPETLAESALQIVNSSAITTLMVVEGGKPCGVVHLHDLLRIGAA, encoded by the coding sequence ATGCTGAAAGACTCTTCCATCAAAATTGATCGGAGAAGCGTAGTCGCTTCTGCCGTTCGCACGCTCGAAACAGAACGGGCAGGCTTGAAAGAGCTGGCCGACGCTCTCGATAATGGTCTAGCCGACCCGTTTGCAGACGCGGTGCGTATCATAGCCGGGGTCAAGGGACGCCTGATCGTGACCGGTGTGGGCAAGAGTGGTCATATAGGCTCCAAGATTGCCGCCACGCTCGCTTCGACAGGGACGCCGGCCTTCTTCGTGCACCCGGCAGAGGCAAACCACGGCGATCTCGGCATGATTGGTGATGACGATGTGATACTCGCCATGTCATGGTCGGGGGAGACCACAGAGCTGCATGGCATTGTCGCGTATGCGCGACGTTTCGCCATTCCGATCATTGCCATCACAGCAGGCAAGTCATCCGCGCTTGCGAAAGAGGCGACGGTGGTTCTCGGTCTGCCACGTGCTCCTGAGGCCTGTCCGCATGGGTTGGCACCGACCACCTCGACCCTTCTGCAGTTGGTCATGGGAGATGCGCTTGCGGTTGCATTGCTGGAAGCTAGGGGCTTTACCGCCGACCATTTCCGTACATTCCATCCTGGTGGTCAACTGGGCGCGAAATTGACCCAAGTGCGCCAGATCATGCATTCGGGAGCTGAGCTGCCACTGGCGAAAAGCGGTGCGTTGATGCGCGAGGCGATCCTGGAAATGACACAGAAGGGCTTTGGCTGTGTCGGCATCACTGACGGCGATGGTGCATTGATCGGTATCATTACCGACGGCGATTTGCGCCGACACATCGACAGTGAGCTTCTGGCAATGACCGTGGATCAGGTGATGACGCGCAATCCGAAGACGATTGGACCGGAAACACTGGCCGAAAGCGCGTTGCAGATCGTGAACTCTTCGGCCATCACCACGCTGATGGTGGTCGAAGGTGGCAAACCTTGCGGCGTCGTACACCTCCACGATCTGCTGCGAATTGGCGCCGCCTGA
- a CDS encoding NfeD family protein — MIEHVIAELGPWNWMLLGFVLLAAEILVPGVFLLWIGIAAILTGALSLQLWELSVWTWQVQVLVFLALALISVYAGKRLMDSRRNEETDQPLLNRRREQLIGRTATLEEPIENGYGRIRLDDTLWRVAGPELPTGTRVRVASVDAGTLRVEVT; from the coding sequence ATGATCGAGCATGTCATCGCGGAACTCGGCCCCTGGAACTGGATGCTCCTCGGCTTCGTCCTTCTTGCAGCCGAAATCCTGGTACCCGGCGTCTTTCTTTTATGGATCGGGATCGCCGCGATCCTGACCGGCGCGCTCTCGCTGCAATTGTGGGAACTGTCGGTCTGGACATGGCAGGTGCAGGTTCTGGTCTTTCTCGCCCTGGCCCTGATCTCGGTCTATGCCGGAAAACGCCTGATGGATTCGCGCCGCAATGAGGAAACCGACCAGCCGCTTCTGAACCGGCGCCGAGAACAGCTTATCGGCCGCACGGCAACGCTCGAAGAACCCATTGAAAACGGGTATGGCCGCATTCGGCTGGATGACACTTTGTGGCGTGTCGCGGGTCCTGAACTGCCGACTGGAACGCGCGTCCGGGTCGCATCGGTGGACGCCGGAACCCTGCGTGTCGAGGTTACCTGA
- a CDS encoding LysE family translocator: MLGEHVQHLLVVFAAYFVVIASPGPSTMAIMGVAMKQGRESAVLLALGVVTGSLFWAVCAATGVATMLTAYAEAIFFIKLAGGLYLLYLAWKSARSAMSPRAVGMKSMEPARKVIFYRRGVLLHLSNPKAVLGWVAIMALGLGHDAPSHVLITIVAGCAVLGLTVNVGYALLFSTDVLGRAYQKFSQWIEGALAVVFGYAGFRLLFSRS; the protein is encoded by the coding sequence ATGCTTGGAGAACACGTTCAGCATCTTCTGGTCGTCTTTGCGGCTTACTTCGTTGTGATTGCGAGCCCCGGTCCCAGCACGATGGCGATTATGGGGGTTGCGATGAAACAGGGGCGAGAAAGTGCGGTTCTTCTCGCCCTTGGGGTGGTGACGGGAAGCTTGTTCTGGGCCGTTTGTGCAGCGACCGGCGTGGCGACGATGCTGACCGCCTATGCCGAAGCGATCTTTTTCATCAAGCTCGCTGGTGGGCTCTATCTTCTATACCTTGCCTGGAAATCCGCGAGGTCGGCCATGTCGCCGCGGGCCGTAGGCATGAAATCAATGGAGCCGGCAAGGAAGGTAATCTTCTACCGTAGAGGTGTGCTCTTGCATTTGTCCAACCCCAAAGCCGTTCTCGGCTGGGTGGCAATCATGGCCCTCGGATTGGGGCATGATGCGCCATCACATGTTTTGATCACAATCGTAGCAGGGTGTGCCGTTCTCGGGCTTACAGTGAATGTGGGCTACGCTCTGCTTTTCTCGACTGACGTTCTGGGACGGGCCTACCAGAAGTTCAGCCAATGGATTGAAGGAGCTTTGGCGGTGGTTTTTGGCTATGCCGGCTTTCGGCTGCTCTTTTCCAGATCATAA
- a CDS encoding lytic murein transglycosylase → MLFRLPPRNLVATLVASFVVALTATLQPASADAGFQKWIQQFRNVAIQNGISGATYDRAFRGITAPDPEVLEKARYQPEFRAEPWEYFDNRVQEDAIQRGRQLARQWKPWLDRIESQFGVSRYILLAIWSVESNYGEVLKNDRIMRSVPRSLATLAYADKRRAKFARQQLIAALKILQSGDIDVGHLTGSWAGAMGHTQFIPTSYQAYAVDMDGNGRRDIWTSIPDALATAANLLRRNGWRTGETWGYETAALPSGRKFPGGNMALSRWQSIGVVRANGKPFPRPSDTAELKVPDGRNGPVFLVTKNFQVIKRYNNSDKYALAVGLLADEIAGYGGLERDWNRPFERLSYSETEELQKRLGALGYYEGPIDGKIGSGSRAAIRAFQARNGMQQDGHPGKEVLRRLRGN, encoded by the coding sequence ATGTTGTTCCGCTTGCCCCCACGAAACCTCGTCGCGACATTGGTCGCTTCTTTCGTGGTCGCCCTCACCGCAACCCTTCAACCGGCCAGCGCGGACGCCGGCTTCCAGAAATGGATTCAACAGTTCCGCAACGTGGCGATCCAAAACGGCATTTCCGGCGCCACCTATGACCGCGCCTTCCGTGGCATTACAGCCCCGGATCCGGAAGTGTTGGAAAAAGCACGCTACCAACCTGAGTTCCGCGCCGAGCCGTGGGAATATTTCGACAACCGTGTACAGGAAGACGCAATACAGCGCGGCCGCCAGCTTGCCCGCCAGTGGAAACCGTGGCTCGACCGCATTGAAAGCCAGTTCGGCGTCAGCCGCTACATTCTGCTCGCCATCTGGTCGGTTGAATCGAACTACGGCGAAGTGCTGAAGAATGACCGCATCATGCGCAGCGTCCCTCGCTCGCTTGCGACGCTCGCCTATGCCGACAAGCGCCGTGCGAAGTTCGCCCGTCAGCAGCTAATCGCAGCGTTGAAGATCCTGCAGTCTGGCGACATCGATGTGGGCCATCTCACCGGTTCCTGGGCTGGTGCGATGGGGCACACCCAATTCATACCCACCAGCTATCAGGCCTATGCAGTCGATATGGACGGCAACGGCCGGCGCGATATCTGGACCTCGATCCCCGACGCGCTGGCGACGGCTGCCAATCTGTTGCGCCGCAATGGCTGGCGAACCGGCGAGACCTGGGGTTATGAAACCGCAGCCCTTCCCAGCGGCCGAAAATTCCCCGGTGGCAACATGGCATTGAGCCGCTGGCAATCGATCGGTGTGGTCCGTGCCAATGGCAAGCCCTTCCCGCGACCCAGCGACACCGCAGAGCTGAAGGTACCGGACGGACGCAACGGACCGGTCTTTCTCGTGACCAAGAATTTCCAGGTCATCAAGCGCTACAACAATTCCGACAAATATGCCCTCGCAGTCGGACTGCTTGCAGACGAGATCGCGGGCTATGGCGGCTTGGAGCGGGACTGGAATCGTCCGTTCGAACGCCTGAGCTATTCTGAAACCGAGGAACTGCAAAAGCGCCTCGGTGCGCTCGGCTACTATGAAGGGCCGATTGATGGCAAGATTGGTTCGGGCTCGCGTGCCGCCATTCGGGCCTTCCAGGCTCGCAACGGCATGCAGCAGGACGGACATCCTGGCAAGGAAGTCCTGCGTCGCTTGCGCGGGAACTGA